A genomic region of Mycobacterium senriense contains the following coding sequences:
- a CDS encoding homogentisate 1,2-dioxygenase, producing the protein MESSVHLRKGRTPRRLHADLEGLKDDELGRGGFTGRTANLYRRNDPTAYRSVGPLRPIDVLSSELKPSDATAADGGPLLMFRNDDCRILLSRRHEPMPFFVRHVDGDLLCFVHQGSGLAETEFGPLRYREGDWLYIPKACTWRQLPDSATTMLMIEATDEFRVPPPGALGRHFPFDPSQVVIPEPAPAEEADGEFEVRLIHEGGPTTLFYQHNPLDVEGWRGDNFAFTFNIADYNVVTSDSVHLPPTVHLFMQATGVYVMNFLPKPAEGIPGTERTPWYHRNVDYDEIAFFHGGSLYGIPMPPGLISHAPQGVHHGAPEKARERARRKFDDYSRVDWQVIAIDTRRRLTPSAEVLAHDLGQH; encoded by the coding sequence ATGGAATCCTCTGTGCACCTGCGAAAAGGCCGAACACCGCGCCGCCTGCACGCCGACCTCGAAGGCCTCAAGGACGACGAGTTGGGCCGGGGCGGATTCACCGGCCGCACCGCCAACCTGTACCGGCGCAACGACCCCACCGCCTACCGATCGGTCGGCCCGCTGCGGCCCATCGATGTGCTGTCCAGCGAGCTCAAGCCCAGCGACGCCACCGCAGCGGACGGTGGACCACTGCTGATGTTCCGCAACGACGACTGCCGAATCCTGTTGAGCCGTCGTCACGAGCCGATGCCGTTCTTCGTCCGCCACGTCGACGGCGACCTGCTGTGCTTCGTCCACCAGGGCAGCGGCCTGGCCGAGACCGAATTCGGGCCGCTGCGCTACCGGGAGGGCGACTGGCTGTACATCCCGAAGGCATGCACCTGGCGCCAGCTGCCCGACAGCGCGACGACGATGCTGATGATCGAGGCCACCGACGAGTTTCGGGTGCCGCCGCCCGGCGCACTGGGCCGCCACTTCCCCTTCGATCCGTCGCAGGTCGTCATCCCCGAGCCGGCGCCGGCCGAGGAGGCCGACGGCGAATTCGAGGTTCGGCTCATCCACGAGGGCGGCCCGACAACGCTGTTCTACCAACACAATCCGCTCGACGTCGAGGGCTGGCGCGGCGACAACTTCGCGTTCACGTTCAACATCGCCGACTACAACGTGGTCACCTCCGACAGCGTCCACCTGCCGCCGACGGTGCACCTGTTCATGCAGGCCACCGGCGTCTACGTGATGAACTTCCTGCCCAAGCCCGCCGAGGGCATCCCGGGCACCGAACGCACACCGTGGTATCACCGCAACGTCGACTACGACGAGATCGCCTTCTTCCACGGCGGCTCGCTGTACGGCATCCCGATGCCACCCGGTTTGATTTCCCATGCGCCGCAAGGGGTTCACCACGGCGCACCGGAGAAGGCACGCGAACGGGCGCGCCGCAAGTTCGACGACTACTCCCGCGTCGACTGGCAGGTAATCGCCATCGACACGCGCCGGCGGCTCACCCCGTCGGCGGAGGTACTGGCCCACGACCTAGGACAACATTGA
- a CDS encoding alpha/beta hydrolase, with protein MTQAQAVKPKKHEYERIPYLVAFQNNSGVRDVYGGLAEITVLESYLLKPTDKPSDTVLVFMHPIGGGAYLPMINALARAGHHVIYCNSRFRGTDSALLMEKVVEDLGECIKDAKKRLGYQKVVLAGWSGGGSLSVFYQQQAQNPTITSSPTGDGPDLTKLDLPTADGIMLLAAHISRHGTLTEWLDASILDESDPTKRDPELDLYNPDNPNQPPYSQEFLDRYRQAQIDRNRRITAWVRDKLAELAAAGRPDDEFGFVVHGTMADPRWLDPAVDPNERVPGTCYLGDPQVVNMSPVGLARFSTLRGWLSQWSYDDARGDAVACGPDIAIPALVIGNLADDACTPSHTRRLFQAIGHEDKEMHEIPGATHYYAGPDQRDALRAAVTIVTDWLVGHDFASAE; from the coding sequence ATGACCCAAGCACAAGCCGTGAAACCCAAGAAGCACGAATACGAGCGAATCCCCTATCTCGTTGCCTTCCAGAACAATTCCGGGGTACGAGACGTCTACGGCGGGCTGGCCGAGATCACCGTGCTGGAAAGCTACCTGCTCAAGCCGACGGACAAGCCGTCCGACACCGTGCTGGTGTTCATGCATCCCATCGGCGGCGGCGCCTACCTGCCGATGATCAACGCGCTGGCGCGGGCCGGCCATCACGTCATCTACTGCAACAGCCGCTTCCGCGGCACCGACTCTGCGCTGCTGATGGAGAAGGTCGTCGAGGATCTCGGCGAGTGCATCAAGGACGCCAAGAAGCGGCTGGGCTACCAGAAGGTGGTACTGGCCGGATGGAGTGGCGGCGGTTCGCTGTCGGTGTTCTACCAGCAGCAGGCGCAGAATCCCACCATCACGTCCAGCCCGACGGGTGACGGTCCCGACCTGACCAAACTCGACCTGCCCACGGCCGACGGCATCATGCTGCTGGCCGCGCACATCAGCCGGCACGGCACGCTGACCGAATGGCTGGACGCGTCGATCCTCGACGAATCCGACCCCACCAAGCGCGACCCCGAGCTGGACCTGTACAACCCCGACAACCCCAATCAGCCGCCCTACAGCCAAGAATTCCTGGACCGCTACCGGCAGGCACAGATCGACCGCAACCGGCGCATCACCGCATGGGTCAGGGACAAGCTGGCCGAGCTGGCGGCCGCCGGCCGGCCCGACGACGAGTTCGGTTTCGTCGTGCACGGCACCATGGCCGACCCGCGCTGGCTGGACCCGGCCGTCGATCCCAACGAACGCGTCCCCGGCACCTGCTACCTGGGGGATCCTCAGGTGGTGAACATGAGCCCGGTCGGGCTGGCCCGGTTCTCCACCCTGCGCGGCTGGCTTTCGCAGTGGAGCTACGACGACGCCCGCGGCGACGCGGTGGCCTGCGGCCCGGACATCGCGATCCCCGCGCTGGTGATCGGTAACCTGGCGGATGACGCCTGCACACCCAGCCACACCCGCCGGCTGTTCCAGGCGATCGGACACGAGGACAAGGAGATGCACGAAATCCCCGGCGCCACACACTATTACGCGGGCCCCGACCAGCGCGACGCGCTGCGGGCCGCCGTCACTATCGTCACCGACTGGCTGGTGGGGCACGATTTCGCGAGCGCCGAATGA
- a CDS encoding CaiB/BaiF CoA transferase family protein: MTVTGALDGVRVLELGTLIAGPFAGRLLGDMGADVIKVELPKTPDPLRTWGQAELDGQHVFWTVHARNKKAITLDLRHPRGRELFCELVEKSDIVVENFRPGTLEKWNLGYDVLSERNPGIILVRVSGYGQTGPDATKAGYASVAEAASGLRHLNGFPGGPPPRLALSLGDSLAGMFGAQGALAALYRRSVTGRGQVVDVALTESCLAVQESTIPDYDVAGVVRGPSGTRLEGIAPSNIYRSADGSWVVIAANQDTVFARLCKAMGRPELATDDRFATHVARGRNQDELDNIIGAWAAERQPGEIIETLSAAGVIAGPINTVAEVVNDPQLRARGMLVEHYDERVRRNVLGPGIVPMLSESPGQVRNAGPARPGQHNDDIFIGLLGKTAEELDQLRAEEVL, from the coding sequence ATGACGGTGACCGGCGCGCTGGACGGCGTTCGGGTGCTCGAACTGGGCACCCTGATCGCCGGGCCCTTCGCCGGCCGGCTGCTCGGCGACATGGGCGCCGACGTCATCAAGGTGGAACTTCCCAAGACCCCGGACCCGCTGCGCACCTGGGGTCAGGCCGAGCTCGACGGGCAGCACGTCTTCTGGACGGTGCACGCGCGCAACAAGAAGGCGATCACCCTCGACCTGCGCCACCCCCGTGGGCGCGAACTGTTCTGCGAGCTCGTCGAGAAGTCCGACATCGTGGTGGAGAACTTCCGTCCGGGCACCCTGGAAAAGTGGAACCTGGGTTACGACGTGCTCAGCGAACGCAATCCAGGCATCATCCTGGTCCGGGTGTCCGGCTACGGGCAGACCGGACCGGACGCCACCAAGGCCGGCTACGCCTCGGTCGCCGAAGCGGCCAGCGGGCTGCGCCACCTCAACGGGTTTCCGGGCGGTCCGCCGCCCCGGCTGGCACTCTCGCTCGGCGACAGCCTGGCCGGCATGTTCGGCGCCCAGGGTGCGCTGGCCGCGCTGTACCGGCGCAGCGTCACCGGACGCGGCCAGGTGGTCGACGTCGCCCTGACCGAATCATGCCTTGCCGTACAGGAATCCACCATCCCCGACTACGACGTCGCCGGCGTGGTGCGCGGACCGTCGGGCACCCGGCTCGAAGGCATCGCCCCGTCCAACATCTACCGCAGCGCCGACGGCTCGTGGGTGGTGATCGCCGCCAATCAGGACACCGTCTTCGCCCGGCTGTGCAAGGCGATGGGCCGCCCGGAGCTGGCCACCGACGACCGGTTCGCCACGCACGTCGCGCGGGGCCGCAATCAAGACGAACTCGACAACATCATCGGCGCGTGGGCCGCGGAACGCCAGCCCGGTGAGATCATCGAAACCCTCTCCGCCGCAGGGGTGATCGCGGGGCCGATCAACACCGTCGCCGAAGTGGTCAACGACCCGCAGCTGCGGGCGCGCGGCATGCTGGTCGAGCACTACGACGAGCGCGTGCGGCGCAACGTCTTGGGCCCGGGCATCGTGCCGATGCTCTCGGAATCGCCGGGGCAAGTCCGCAACGCCGGCCCCGCGCGCCCGGGCCAGCACAACGACGACATCTTCATCGGGCTGCTGGGCAAGACGGCCGAGGAGCTCGATCAGCTGCGCGCCGAGGAGGTGCTGTGA
- a CDS encoding hydroxymethylglutaryl-CoA lyase — protein sequence MTHVEIREVALRDGLQIETPIPLSAKLELLAAVAATGVREVEVTAFVSPTKVPSMADAAELAAHLHDYPDIEFSALVASPNGAKRAVAAGLRSIEYVVAADDTFSTANVGRTSTEATSQIDEIVAIAHDGDVTVEVVIATAWDSPFEGPTPPHRVLEIAAAARDRGADRLSIADTIGTTTPGRVSSLIAQLRPVIGDLPLGGHFHNTRGSGLASAYAAVSSGVTRLDASVGGLGGCPFAPGATGNIATEDLVYLLADSGIDVDVDLQAAIAAAGVAKSLVGHDLPSALLRAGDRRRH from the coding sequence GTGACACACGTTGAGATTCGAGAAGTGGCCCTGCGCGACGGCCTGCAGATCGAAACCCCGATTCCGTTGTCGGCCAAGCTTGAACTGCTGGCCGCGGTGGCGGCCACCGGGGTTCGCGAAGTAGAGGTCACCGCGTTCGTCTCCCCGACCAAGGTGCCGTCGATGGCCGATGCCGCCGAGCTGGCCGCCCATCTGCATGACTATCCCGACATCGAATTCTCGGCCCTGGTGGCCAGTCCCAACGGCGCGAAGCGGGCCGTCGCCGCGGGGCTGCGCTCCATCGAATACGTGGTGGCCGCCGACGACACCTTCAGCACGGCCAACGTCGGGCGCACCAGCACCGAAGCCACCAGCCAGATCGACGAGATCGTCGCCATCGCGCACGACGGCGACGTCACCGTCGAAGTCGTCATCGCCACCGCCTGGGACTCCCCGTTCGAAGGTCCCACCCCGCCCCACCGGGTGCTCGAGATCGCCGCGGCCGCCCGCGACCGCGGCGCCGACCGCCTGTCGATCGCCGACACCATCGGCACCACCACCCCGGGCCGGGTGAGTTCGCTGATCGCGCAACTGCGTCCGGTGATCGGCGACCTGCCGCTGGGCGGGCATTTCCACAACACCCGCGGCTCGGGCCTGGCCAGTGCCTACGCCGCGGTCAGCTCCGGGGTGACCCGACTGGACGCCTCGGTCGGCGGACTGGGGGGCTGCCCCTTCGCGCCGGGTGCCACCGGCAACATCGCCACCGAGGATCTCGTATACCTGCTGGCCGACAGCGGCATCGACGTGGACGTCGACCTGCAGGCCGCCATCGCCGCGGCCGGCGTGGCGAAGTCGTTGGTGGGTCACGACCTGCCGAGCGCCCTGTTGCGCGCCGGCGACCGACGGAGACATTAA
- a CDS encoding TetR/AcrR family transcriptional regulator yields MSAPEANRELTAKGRQTRQAIEQAARKLFAERGFHGTTLAEITSAAGKSAAVFYRYFTDKEDLLAALAESFLHEVVAPSGLSVHLPESPDDDAFFTSVVTGYWNMFKQNIGIMIAVAQLAATQQRFAAVQNEFRRFGMDLVAASVRRAQEQGYGAELHPEHTAAAIALLFENFTTVFVGPSGPAGLGLNISDEDAIATLSTVWKKTLYGGLTGS; encoded by the coding sequence ATGTCTGCCCCGGAGGCGAACCGAGAGCTGACCGCCAAAGGCCGCCAGACCAGGCAGGCCATCGAGCAGGCCGCCCGGAAGCTCTTCGCCGAACGGGGTTTTCACGGCACCACCCTGGCCGAGATCACCTCGGCCGCCGGGAAATCGGCTGCCGTGTTCTACCGGTATTTCACCGATAAGGAAGACCTGCTGGCCGCACTCGCGGAATCGTTCCTGCACGAGGTGGTGGCGCCGTCGGGATTGAGTGTCCACCTGCCGGAGTCTCCCGACGACGATGCCTTCTTCACCTCGGTGGTCACCGGCTACTGGAACATGTTCAAGCAGAACATCGGCATCATGATCGCCGTGGCCCAGCTGGCCGCCACTCAGCAGCGCTTCGCGGCCGTGCAGAACGAATTCCGGCGGTTCGGAATGGATCTCGTGGCGGCATCGGTGCGCCGGGCCCAGGAACAGGGCTACGGCGCCGAGCTGCACCCCGAGCACACCGCGGCGGCCATCGCGTTGCTGTTCGAGAACTTCACTACCGTGTTCGTCGGACCATCCGGGCCGGCGGGCCTCGGCCTGAACATCAGCGACGAAGACGCCATCGCGACCTTGTCGACGGTCTGGAAGAAAACCCTGTACGGCGGCCTCACGGGATCTTAG
- a CDS encoding acyl-CoA dehydrogenase family protein: protein MDFTLPEHLPGLLAEMDEFIETEIKPLERENMQYFDQRREHARTDWDNDGIPTREWEELLFEMRRRADKAGWLRYGLPAALGGRDGSNVDMAVIREHLAHKGLGLHNDLQNESSIVGNFPQVIMMERFGTDEQRKEWSEALITGERSMAFGLTEPQHGSDATWLETHAERDGDSWVINGSKRFNTGVHRATHDLVFARTSGEPGAAVGITAFLVPTDSPGFNVPYYWWTFNMPTDHGEVELTDVRIPTEAVLGEVDRGLEVAQTFLHENRIRQAASSLGAAQYCIDRAAEYAAGRKVFGKPLSVNQAVQWPLAELATEAQMVRLLVAYAAWHLDRDHHMEVSDKVSMANYRANRLVCDAADRAMQVYGGLGYSRHEQFEHIYRHHRRYRITEGAEEIQIRRVAQRLFKFGNK, encoded by the coding sequence GTGGATTTCACTCTGCCAGAGCACCTTCCGGGCCTGCTCGCCGAGATGGACGAGTTCATCGAGACCGAGATCAAGCCGCTGGAACGCGAGAACATGCAGTACTTCGACCAGCGCCGTGAGCATGCACGCACCGATTGGGACAACGACGGGATCCCGACGCGCGAATGGGAGGAACTGCTCTTCGAGATGCGCCGGCGAGCCGACAAGGCCGGCTGGCTGCGCTACGGACTGCCGGCCGCACTGGGCGGCCGTGACGGCAGCAACGTCGACATGGCCGTCATCCGGGAACATTTGGCGCACAAGGGCCTTGGCCTGCACAACGACCTGCAGAACGAATCGTCGATCGTCGGGAACTTCCCGCAGGTGATCATGATGGAGCGGTTCGGCACCGACGAGCAACGAAAGGAATGGTCGGAGGCGCTGATCACCGGGGAGCGGTCCATGGCGTTCGGCCTGACCGAGCCGCAACACGGATCGGACGCCACGTGGCTGGAGACGCACGCCGAACGCGACGGCGACAGCTGGGTGATCAACGGCTCCAAGCGGTTCAACACCGGCGTGCACCGCGCGACCCACGACCTGGTCTTCGCGCGCACCTCCGGCGAGCCGGGGGCCGCGGTCGGCATCACCGCGTTCCTGGTGCCCACCGATTCGCCCGGCTTCAACGTCCCCTACTACTGGTGGACCTTCAACATGCCGACCGACCACGGCGAAGTCGAGTTGACCGATGTTCGGATTCCCACCGAAGCGGTGCTCGGCGAGGTGGACCGCGGCCTGGAAGTTGCTCAAACCTTCCTGCACGAGAACCGGATTCGGCAGGCGGCGAGCAGCCTTGGCGCGGCGCAGTACTGTATCGACCGCGCCGCCGAGTACGCGGCCGGCCGCAAAGTGTTCGGCAAGCCGCTGTCGGTGAACCAGGCCGTGCAGTGGCCGCTGGCCGAGCTGGCGACCGAAGCGCAGATGGTGCGGCTGCTGGTGGCCTACGCCGCCTGGCATCTGGACCGCGACCACCACATGGAGGTCTCCGACAAGGTGTCGATGGCGAACTACCGCGCCAACCGGCTGGTCTGCGACGCCGCCGACCGCGCCATGCAGGTCTACGGCGGCCTCGGTTACAGCCGGCACGAGCAGTTCGAACACATCTACCGCCATCACCGTCGCTACCGGATCACCGAGGGCGCGGAGGAGATCCAGATTCGCCGGGTGGCCCAGCGGCTGTTCAAATTCGGCAACAAGTGA
- a CDS encoding phosphotransferase family protein — translation MAGDESGELGTKLAAVLTAAVGADTAVENLRALTGGASRTTWAFEAIINAQRRALILRTGPPDDVHAGMELEARTQAAAAAAGAPVPHVLIADNSPAALGNPYLICDEIQGETIARRIQRQLDGADGHAARTRLLQQCAQAVAAIHRADTDIPDLTHEDQLAEWRQRLDDMGDTTATFEWGFRWLAAHRPQPSPAVLVHGDFRMGNLIVDGSNLAAVLDWELVHVGQAYEDLAWFCIRAWRFGAPASLGAGGLGSIESFLRAYEQASATTVDRVAFHWWLVLATLRWGVICRFQVERHLSGQHRSVELATIGRRVCETEWDLLNLIEARP, via the coding sequence ATGGCCGGCGACGAGTCGGGGGAACTGGGCACCAAACTTGCCGCGGTGCTCACGGCGGCCGTCGGCGCCGACACCGCGGTCGAGAATCTGCGCGCGCTCACTGGCGGCGCCAGCAGAACCACCTGGGCTTTCGAGGCCATCATCAACGCGCAGCGCCGTGCGCTGATCTTGCGCACCGGCCCACCCGACGATGTGCACGCCGGCATGGAGCTGGAAGCCAGGACGCAGGCGGCCGCGGCGGCCGCCGGGGCGCCGGTCCCCCACGTCTTGATCGCCGACAATTCCCCTGCCGCACTGGGCAACCCGTATTTGATCTGTGACGAGATCCAGGGCGAGACCATCGCGCGGCGCATCCAGCGTCAGCTCGACGGCGCCGACGGACATGCGGCCCGCACCCGATTGCTGCAGCAGTGCGCGCAGGCGGTGGCCGCGATTCACCGCGCCGACACCGACATTCCGGACCTGACCCACGAGGACCAGCTCGCCGAATGGCGCCAGCGCCTCGACGACATGGGCGACACCACCGCGACATTCGAATGGGGGTTTCGCTGGCTGGCCGCCCACCGCCCGCAGCCGTCGCCGGCGGTGTTGGTGCACGGCGACTTTCGGATGGGCAACCTCATCGTCGACGGATCCAACCTCGCCGCGGTGCTGGACTGGGAGCTGGTGCACGTCGGGCAGGCCTATGAAGACCTGGCGTGGTTCTGCATCCGGGCCTGGCGATTCGGCGCCCCGGCCAGCCTCGGCGCCGGCGGCCTGGGCAGCATCGAAAGCTTCCTGCGCGCCTACGAGCAGGCCAGCGCGACTACCGTCGACCGGGTGGCGTTTCACTGGTGGCTGGTGCTGGCCACCTTGCGCTGGGGTGTCATCTGCCGCTTCCAGGTCGAACGGCACCTGAGCGGGCAACACCGCTCGGTCGAGTTGGCCACCATCGGACGTCGCGTCTGCGAGACCGAGTGGGACCTGCTCAACCTGATCGAGGCGCGGCCATGA
- a CDS encoding DUF6285 domain-containing protein, producing MIGAYGRPLAAELVAAVAEFLESDVRGATDGQVNFHARVAANALRIVERELLDESEAESRTALAGLGFADEEQLAAAIRAGELDGRADQVTACLRTLVRRRLAVAHPGYDSE from the coding sequence ATGATCGGCGCATACGGCCGCCCGCTGGCCGCCGAACTGGTGGCAGCGGTGGCCGAATTCCTGGAAAGCGACGTGCGCGGTGCGACCGACGGACAGGTCAACTTCCACGCCCGGGTCGCCGCCAATGCGCTGCGCATCGTCGAGCGTGAACTGCTCGACGAGAGCGAGGCGGAATCCCGCACCGCGCTGGCCGGCCTGGGTTTCGCCGATGAGGAACAGCTGGCCGCGGCGATCCGGGCCGGCGAGCTGGACGGGCGCGCCGACCAGGTCACCGCCTGCCTGCGCACCCTGGTACGGCGCCGATTGGCCGTCGCCCACCCCGGATACGACAGCGAATAG
- a CDS encoding nuclear transport factor 2 family protein — MPASSTETVLDAANRLFTAIERSDVAAVDAMWSNDIAVWRVGSRRDDDKARAMRVIDWFIGATTQRRYEILDRQLFDDGSARGFVQQHILHATGHAGQSISLRVCIVIRVGTGGLIERIDEYFDPAGIAPLMN, encoded by the coding sequence ATGCCCGCTTCCAGCACCGAAACGGTCCTCGATGCGGCCAACAGGCTGTTCACCGCGATCGAGCGAAGCGACGTCGCCGCTGTTGACGCGATGTGGAGTAACGACATCGCGGTGTGGCGGGTCGGCTCGCGGCGCGACGACGACAAGGCCCGCGCGATGCGGGTCATCGACTGGTTCATCGGCGCGACGACGCAGCGGCGCTACGAAATCCTGGACCGGCAGCTCTTCGATGACGGCTCCGCCCGGGGCTTCGTTCAGCAGCACATCTTGCACGCCACCGGGCATGCCGGGCAGTCGATCTCGCTGCGGGTCTGCATCGTGATCCGGGTGGGCACGGGCGGCCTGATCGAACGGATCGACGAATATTTCGACCCCGCCGGGATCGCGCCGCTGATGAACTAG
- a CDS encoding YceI family protein, with product MTTLETLLHDPDMAGVWNLAQDRSAITFKIRNMWGLLNVKGRFTDFGGDGQLTGKGAVFGRVDIRAASLDTGIGRRDKHLRSADFFDVDRFAEISVVVTAVQPTKGKAADLRTTFTIKGVTAEVPLPVTISELDDGSIRITGETKLDRERFDLGWNRLGMMSSSATVAADAIFVRVSQ from the coding sequence ATGACGACTTTGGAGACACTGCTTCACGATCCCGACATGGCCGGCGTGTGGAACCTGGCCCAGGATCGCTCGGCCATCACTTTCAAGATCAGGAACATGTGGGGCCTGCTGAACGTCAAGGGCCGCTTCACCGACTTCGGCGGCGACGGCCAACTGACCGGCAAGGGAGCGGTTTTCGGCCGCGTGGACATCCGGGCCGCCTCGCTGGACACCGGCATCGGCCGTCGCGACAAACACCTGCGCTCGGCCGACTTCTTCGACGTCGACCGCTTCGCGGAGATCAGCGTCGTTGTCACGGCGGTGCAGCCGACCAAAGGCAAGGCCGCCGACCTGCGGACCACATTCACCATCAAGGGCGTCACCGCGGAGGTGCCGCTGCCCGTCACGATCTCCGAGCTCGACGACGGCTCGATCCGAATCACCGGTGAAACCAAGCTCGATCGGGAGCGTTTCGACCTGGGCTGGAACCGGCTCGGCATGATGAGCTCGTCGGCAACGGTCGCGGCCGATGCCATCTTCGTGCGGGTATCGCAGTAA
- a CDS encoding NADH-quinone oxidoreductase subunit A — MNVYIPILVLGAIAAAFAVGSVAIASLAGPSRFNKSKMSAYECGIEPTETSVSGPHATAGQRFPVKYYLTAMLFIVFDIEIVFLYPWAVSYDALGTFALVEMVIFMLTVFVAYAYVWRRGGLTWD; from the coding sequence TTGAACGTCTACATACCCATCCTGGTGCTAGGTGCCATTGCCGCCGCCTTTGCCGTCGGCTCGGTGGCGATCGCGAGCCTGGCCGGACCGTCACGTTTCAACAAGTCGAAGATGTCGGCCTACGAGTGCGGAATCGAACCCACCGAGACATCGGTGAGCGGCCCGCATGCGACAGCCGGGCAGCGCTTTCCGGTGAAGTACTACCTCACCGCGATGCTGTTCATCGTTTTCGACATCGAAATCGTGTTCCTTTACCCCTGGGCGGTCAGCTATGACGCGCTGGGCACGTTCGCTCTGGTCGAAATGGTGATTTTCATGCTGACGGTTTTCGTGGCCTACGCCTATGTGTGGCGCCGCGGCGGCCTGACGTGGGATTGA
- a CDS encoding NuoB/complex I 20 kDa subunit family protein, producing the protein MGLEEQLPGGILLSTVEKVAGYVRKNSLWPATFGLACCAIEMMATAGPRFDLARFGMERFSATPRQADLMIVAGRVSQKMAPVLRQIYDQMAEPKWVLAMGVCASSGGMFNNYAVVQGVDHVVPVDIYLPGCPPRPEMLLYAILKLHEKIQEMPLGVNRETAIAEAEQAALTARPTIEMRGLLR; encoded by the coding sequence GTGGGTCTTGAGGAACAGCTGCCCGGCGGGATCTTGCTGTCAACAGTCGAGAAAGTCGCGGGCTACGTCCGCAAGAACTCACTGTGGCCGGCGACGTTCGGGTTGGCCTGCTGCGCCATCGAGATGATGGCAACGGCCGGGCCAAGATTCGACCTCGCGAGGTTCGGGATGGAGCGATTCTCGGCCACCCCCCGGCAGGCCGATCTGATGATCGTCGCCGGGCGGGTCAGCCAGAAGATGGCTCCCGTGCTGCGACAGATCTACGACCAGATGGCCGAACCGAAATGGGTGCTGGCCATGGGCGTATGCGCATCATCCGGCGGGATGTTCAACAACTATGCGGTCGTGCAAGGCGTCGATCACGTGGTCCCGGTGGACATTTACCTGCCCGGCTGCCCGCCGCGACCGGAGATGCTGTTGTACGCAATCCTGAAGCTGCACGAGAAGATTCAGGAGATGCCGCTGGGCGTCAACCGGGAAACCGCCATCGCCGAAGCCGAGCAGGCGGCGCTGACGGCCCGGCCCACCATCGAGATGCGCGGACTGCTGCGATGA
- a CDS encoding NADH-quinone oxidoreductase subunit C, with amino-acid sequence MSSPDQDPQEAISRADEEVIDVRRGMFGAKGSGDTSGYGRLVREVMLPGSSPRPYGGYFDEVVDALAAALSQANVEFTDAIEKVVVYRDELTLHVRRNALEQVAHRLRDDPQLRFEMCLGVSGVHYPHETERELHAVYPLQSITHNRRVRLEVSAPDGDPHIPSLFPIYPTTDWHERETYDFFGIIFDGHPSLTRIEMPDDWHGHPQRKDYPLGGIPVEYKGAQIPPPDERRAYN; translated from the coding sequence ATGAGCTCACCGGACCAAGATCCCCAAGAAGCGATCAGCCGCGCCGACGAAGAAGTCATCGACGTGCGCCGCGGCATGTTCGGCGCCAAGGGCTCGGGCGACACGTCCGGGTACGGACGGCTGGTGCGCGAGGTCATGCTGCCGGGCAGCAGCCCGCGGCCCTACGGCGGCTACTTCGACGAGGTGGTCGACGCTCTGGCCGCGGCTTTGAGCCAGGCCAACGTCGAATTCACCGACGCCATCGAAAAAGTCGTGGTGTACCGCGACGAACTGACCTTGCACGTCCGTCGTAACGCGCTGGAACAGGTCGCTCACCGGCTGCGCGACGACCCGCAGCTGCGCTTTGAAATGTGCCTGGGCGTCAGCGGCGTGCACTACCCGCACGAGACGGAGCGCGAACTGCACGCGGTGTACCCGTTGCAGTCGATCACGCACAATCGCCGCGTCCGCCTGGAAGTGTCTGCGCCCGACGGTGATCCGCACATCCCCTCCCTGTTCCCGATCTATCCGACCACCGACTGGCACGAACGCGAGACCTACGACTTCTTCGGAATCATCTTCGACGGGCACCCGTCGCTGACCCGCATCGAAATGCCCGACGACTGGCACGGGCATCCCCAGCGCAAGGACTACCCCCTCGGCGGGATTCCGGTCGAATACAAAGGCGCACAGATACCCCCGCCCGACGAGCGGAGAGCGTACAACTGA